In one window of Tripterygium wilfordii isolate XIE 37 chromosome 1, ASM1340144v1, whole genome shotgun sequence DNA:
- the LOC119996857 gene encoding ubiquitin carboxyl-terminal hydrolase 2-like: protein MGKRVKRKARTPAKEKRVVTPSNVVSQQINPSVHSVDNGDSVVKNRKACTHLSKGLDINKLADKIGSSDPVRCEDCREDVADRRTGKVKHGKKKGSASVDSKSESKAIWVCLECGHYACGGVGLPTITQSHAVRHARQTRHTLVIQWDNPLLCWCFPCTTLIPVEKTEGDSENKDILSDVLKLIKGQSLERSPVDVQDVWFGAGSVNSGIKSEGTVSNIIDGSGGYVVRGLVNLGNTCFFNSVMQSLLAMNKLREHFLNVDASLGPLTIALKKLFAETKDAGVKNLINPKSFFGCVCSNAPQFRGYQQHDSHELLRCLLDGLYNEEVGARKRIDLSQEEGYSSKLGPTFVDTVFGGQISSTVCCIKCGHSSTVYEPFLDLSLPVPTKRPTAKKVQLASRAKKTKRPPKRGGKIRQKPNRDTEEMLTSSADHTLGCSSGPAPIADESGSVPQVSSAVLDSGNQKSLEIASEEVALADDFAWLDYLEPETVSDELEPTLQNNDIAIVQDSKENDGVRNDVMTQNNEESSLAGELNIQPGSSRNPWEDEIPMQVQDSEVLLLPYKEEASTVGENLGGEADASSSVMGRGQEEVDFEGIGDLFDEPEISTVSTTKHFPGNEVSETSFAVGNSSESDLDEVDDTDAAVSVESCLAHFIEPELLSDDNAWDCENCAKELQHQSLEAKRKQPKTASKTMTNGGETRSQTDLLQLDKYNSCPMEIKSPSGGDGNTHIAVDICSESFASQNGEVDCWNQNFISIENGNNGELNLVVSQCVEGRDKMKEPQQEQSHTLGSCKSFNQESSSSPPITSCDGLNNTGYSKTRQTGAQLLVEHRQTNGSENKDINSKSVKVKRDATKRVLINKAPHVLTVHLKRFSQDARGRLSKLNGHVSFRETIDLGAYMDSRSGCKEKHVYSLVGVVEHQGTMRGGHYVAYVRGDRSRGKEKESNGGYVWYHANDAHVREVSLEQVLRCEAYILFYEEIRD from the exons ATGGGGAAAAGGGTTAAGAGGAAAGCTCGGACGCCAGCTAAGGAGAAGCGGGTTGTGACCCCTTCAAATGTTGTTTCCCAACAAATCAATCCCAGTGTCCATAGTGTTGACAATGGAGATTCAGTAGTGAAGAATAGGAAAGCATGTACCCATCTTTCCAAGGGTCTCGACATAAATAAGTTGGCTGACAAAATTGGTTCTTCAGATCCAGTTAGGTGCGAAGACTGCAGAGAGGATGTGGCTGATAGGAGAACTGGTAAAGTTAAACATGGGAAGAAGAAAGGAAGTGCTTCAGTGGATTCAAAATCTGAGTCAAAGGCAATTTGGGTGTGTTTGGAATGTGGGCACTATGCCTGTGGAGGGGTTGGCTTGCCAACAATCACTCAAAGTCATGCTGTTAGACATGCTAGACAAACCCGACACACATTGGTAATCCAATGGGATAACCCTCTTCTTTGCTGGTGTTTCCCATGCACGACGCTTATTCCAGTTGAGAAAACTGAAGGAGATAGTGAAAATAAAGATATACTGTCAGATGTTCTAAAATTGATTAAGGGGCAATCTTTGGAACGGTCACCAGTAGACGTTCAAGATGTTTGGTTTGGGGCTGGTAGTGTTAATAGTGGAATAAAATCTGAAGGCACCGTGTCAAATATCATAGATGGAAGTGGTGGCTATGTGGTTAGGGGTTTGGTTAATTTGGGTAACACTTGCTTCTTTAATTCTGTTATGCAGAGCCTTCTAGCTATGAATAAGTTGCGGGAGCACTTTTTGAATGTTGATGCTTCTCTTGGACCTCTTACCATTGCTCTGAAGAAGCTCTTCGCTGAAACTAAGGATGCCGGAGTGAAAAATTTGATAAACCCAAAATCCTTTTTTGGGTGTGTCTGCTCCAATGCTCCACAATTCAGGGGGTATCAGCAGCATGACAGTCACGAATTGCTCCGTTGCTTACTTGATGGGTTGTATAATGAAGAGGTGGGTGCAAGAAAGCGTATCGATTTGTCACAAGAAGAAGGATATTCATCAAAACTAGGTCCTACTTTTGTTGATACTGTATTTGGTGGCCAAATTTCTAGTACTGTTTGCTGCATCAAATGTGGGCACTCGTCAACAGTGTATGAGCCATTTTTAGATCTTTCACTTCCAGTTCCAACCAAGAGACCTACAGCTAAGAAGGTCCAACTGGCATCTCGAGCAAAGAAGACAAAGCGGCCACCAAAGAGGGGTGGAAAGATCCGACAAAAACCTAACAGAGATACAGAAGAGATGTTGACTTCTTCAGCTGATCATACATTAGGATGTTCTAGTGGTCCAGCTCCAATTGCTGATGAGAGTGGTTCAGTTCCACAAGTTTCTTCTGCTGTTCTGGATTCTGGGAATCAGAAATCTTTGGAGATTGCATCTGAGGAAGTGGCTTTGGCAGATGATTTTGCATGGTTGGATTACCTTGAGCCAGAAACTGTATCAGATGAGCTTGAACCAACTCTACAGAACAATGATATTGCAATTGTTCAAGATTCCAAAGAGAATGATGGGGTTCGCAATGATGTCATGACACAGAACAATGAGGAATCTTCTCTTGCTGGTGAGCTGAACATACAACCAGGTTCTTCTCGAAACCCTTGGGAAGATGAGATACCAATGCAGGTTCAAGATTCTGAAGTTCTATTGCTTCCGTACAAGGAAGAAGCTTCCACTGTTGGAGAAAATTTGGGAGGAGAAGCTGATGCCTCTTCATCTGTTATGGGCCGTGGGCAAGAAGAAGTTGACTTTGAGGGCATTGGGGACTTATTTGATGAGCCTGAGATTTCAACAGTGTCCACGACAAAGCATTTTCCGGGCAATGAGGTTTCAGAAACTAGCTTTGCAGTAGGGAACAGTAGTGAATCTGATCTTGATGAAGTTGATGATACCGATGCTGCAGTGTCTGTTGAAAGTTGTTTGGCGCACTTCATAGAGCCAGAGCTTCTCTCTGATGATAATGCTTGGGATTGTGAGAACTGCGCGAAAGAACTGCAACATCAGAGTTTGGAAGCAAAGAGGAAGCAGCCGAAAACTGCATCAAAAACCATGACGAATGGAGGTGAGACGAGAAGCCAAACTGATTTGTTACAATTGGATAAGTACAATTCTTGTCCCATGGAAATTAAAAGCCCTAGTGGTGGGGATGGAAATACCCATATCGCTGTCGACATTTGTAGTGAAAGCTTTGCATCACAGAATGGGGAAGTTGATTGTTGGAACCAGAATTTCATAAGTATTGAAAATGGAAATAATGGAGAGTTGAATCTGGTGGTTTCTCAATGTGTAGAAGGGAGAGATAAGATGAAAGAACCACAACAGGAACAGTCGCATACTTTAGGTTCCTGTAAGTCCTTCAATCAGGAAAGTTCTAGTTCTCCACCAATTACTTCTTGTGATGGACTCAATAATACTGGATATTCAAAAACTCGGCAGACTGGTGCTCAATTGTTGGTTGAACACCGTCAAACAAATGGAAGTGAAAACAAGGATATTAACTCCAAAAGTGTGAAGGTGAAGAGGGATGCAACTAAGAGGGTCCTCATCAATAAGGCTCCTCATGTTCTGACTGTTCATCTGAAGAGGTTCAGCCAGGATGCTCGTGGTCGTTTGAGTAAACTGAATGGCCATGTAAGCTTTAGAGAAACCATTGATTTAGGAGCATATATGGATTCCAG GAGTGGATGCAAAGAGAAGCATGTGTACAGTTTAGTTGGTGTAGTGGAGCATCAGGGAACTATGAGAGGTGGTCATTATGTCGCATATGTCCGAGGAGATAGGAGCAGAGGAAAGGAGAAAGAGAGTAATGGAGGTTATGTATGGTACCATGCGAATGATGCCCATGTGCGAGAGGTTTCCCTGGAACAAGTTCTTCGCTGTGAGGCTTATATCTTATTTTATGAAGAAATCCGAGACTGA
- the LOC119996867 gene encoding chloroplast envelope quinone oxidoreductase homolog: protein MLNLVQHVEVPIPTPKNDEVLIKLEATSLNPFDLNIQKGKPRPFLPKKFPFIPASDVAGEVVDLGPGVKNFKAGDKVVALLSVANGGGLAEYAVAKESMTVARPPEVSAAEGAGLPIAGLTAHMALTQSAGIKLDRSGERANILVTAASGGVGQYAVQLAKLANANITATCGARNIELVKRLGADEVLDYKTPDGAALKSPSGKKYDAVIHCATGIPWSTFEPNLSANGKVVDLTPGPRAMLTCAIKKLTLSKKQLLPLLLVPNSESKSILSYLVNLVKEGKLTTVIDSKHPLSKAEDAWAKSISGHATGKIIVEP, encoded by the exons ATGCTTAATTTGGTTCAGCATGTTGAGGTTCCAATTCCCACACCCAAGAATGATGAGGTTCTGATTAAGCTGGAAGCGACTTCTTTGAATCCATTTGATTTGAATATCCAGAAGGGCAAGCCAAGGCCTTTTTTGCCTAAGAAATTCCCTTTTATACCAG CTTCCGATGTAGCTGGAGAAGTTGTTGATTTAGGACCAGGAGTCAAAAATTTCAAAGCCGGTGACAAAGTGGTTGCTCTTCTAAGCGTCGCT AATGGAGGTGGGCTAGCAGAGTATGCTGTAGCCAAGGAAAGCATGACAGTTGCAAGGCCGCCGGAAGTTTCAGCAGCTGAGGGTGCTGGATTACCCATTGCAGGTCTCACAGCTCACATGGCTCTTACACAGTCTGCGGGTATCAAGCTCGATCGAAGTGGGGAGCGGGCGAACATTCTTGTTACTGCCGCCTCAGGCGGTGTGGGTCAGTACGCTGTGCAACTGGCGAAGCTTGCAAACGCAAACATAACAGCCACTTGTGGAGCCCGTAACATTGAGCTGGTGAAGAGGTTAGGGGCCGATGAGGTTCTCGATTACAAAACCCCAGACGGGGCTGCCCTCAAGAGCCCGTCTGGTAAGAAATATGATGCAGTTATTCACTGCGCAACAGGCATTCCTTGGTCCACTTTTGAGCCTAATTTGAGCGCAAATGGAAAAGTAGTGGACCTTACTCCTGGCCCTAGGGCCATGTTGACTTGTGCCATCAAGAAACTTACACTCTCTAAGAAGCAGCTGCTGCCGCTGCTTCTAGTTCCTAACAGTGAGAGCAAGAGTATTCTAAGTTACCTTGTTAATTTGGTCAAGGAAGGAAAGTTGACGACGGTGATCGACTCAAAACATCCTCTGAGCAAGGCTGAAGATGCTTGGGCAAAGAGTATCAGTGGACATGCCACTGGAAAGATTATTGTCGAGCCATAG